The following are encoded in a window of Trichomycterus rosablanca isolate fTriRos1 chromosome 13, fTriRos1.hap1, whole genome shotgun sequence genomic DNA:
- the si:dkey-87k14.1 gene encoding leucine-rich repeat transmembrane protein FLRT2 translates to MEIQVRIWNKDAMFFIRPWIPILLGLHMQFSWATTCPDECRCDRTFVYCNERSLTSVPLGIGEGYKTLYLHNNQINSAGFPTELHNVASVETVYLYGNQLDEFPINLPKNTRVLHLQENNIQTVSRAALAQLLRLEELFLDDNSISTVGVEEGAFREAISLKTLFLTKNHLSSVPIGLPEELKELRLDENRIALITDDAFENVTGLELLLLDGNLLTDEGLAPGAFQSLVNLKTLSMARNSLMLPPPNLPTQCLVKLNLQDNLMNEIPLTAFHGLHHLERLDISNNQLQSLTQGVFDGLHSLRQLTVRNNLWHCDCNIKWVILWLKSLPATLNVRGFMCQKPESVRGMVIRELNLEMIQCPSSTPTVLQSTLQPRPSSPSSTESPTEIYQPKVFSSPNYVHTPSSTPSIPAVPTTHEDPDLQTDVSEIPEQESLRVSFIVLNTSCVLVNWVSTFTVTAYKVTWVKLGYGMISDPVQETMVEADEQRIYLTNLHPKSIYRICVDPLDAFNNYHTGEDSICSEVMTKPASSFLDEKAEQASQQELGSSLLLAGLIGGAVLVILVLLLSVFCWHVHRKERAAQSKWKYNRGRRKDDYCEAGTKKDNSILEMTETSFQIVSLNNQQLLKGDYQIQPIYTPNGGISYRDCHVGNNSTAYCKNSVPVSNPCHT, encoded by the coding sequence ATGGAGATACAGGTGCGAATATGGAATAAAGATGCGATGTTCTTTATACGACCGTGGATACCCATCCTCCTCGGACTTCACATGCAGTTCTCGTGGGCCACGACTTGCCCGGACGAGTGCCGCTGCGACAGGACCTTTGTGTACTGCAACGAGAGGAGCCTAACGTCAGTGCCTCTGGGGATAGGGGAGGGTTACAAGACCCTGTACCTTCACAACAACCAAATCAACAGTGCTGGATTTCCAACCGAGCTGCACAACGTGGCCTCGGTGGAGACCGTCTATCTTTACGGCAACCAGCTGGACGAGTTCCCGATCAACCTGCCCAAAAACACACGGGTGCTCCACCTGCAGGAGAACAACATCCAGACGGTGTCGCGTGCCGCCCTGGCCCAGTTGCTGCGCCTCGAGGAGCTGTTCCTGGACGATAACTCGATTTCGACGGTGGGCGTCGAGGAGGGAGCATTCCGGGAGGCGATCAGCCTTAAGACCCTCTTCCTAACTAAGAACCATCTGAGCAGCGTGCCCATCGGTCTTCCGGAAGAGCTCAAAGAGCTGCGACTAGACGAAAACCGGATTGCGCTGATCACTGACGATGCTTTCGAGAATGTAACCGGACTCGAGCTCCTCCTGCTGGATGGAAACCTCCTGACAGACGAGGGTCTCGCACCGGGAGCCTTCCAGAGCTTGGTGAACCTCAAGACTCTATCCATGGCACGCAATTCCCTCATGCTCCCCCCTCCCAACCTGCCCACGCAGTGTTTAGTCAAGCTCAACTTGCAGGATAATCTGATGAATGAGATCCCTTTGACGGCCTTCCACGGCCTGCACCACCTCGAGAGACTGGATATTTCCAACAACCAGCTGCAGTCTCTGACACAGGGGGTCTTTGATGGCCTGCACAGTCTGAGACAGCTCACTGTTCGGAACAACCTTTGGCACTGCGACTGCAACATTAAATGGGTCATACTGTGGCTCAAGTCCTTGCCGGCTACGCTGAACGTCCGCGGGTTCATGTGCCAGAAGCCCGAGAGTGTGCGCGGTATGGTAATTAGGGAGCTAAACCTGGAGATGATCCAGTGCCCGAGCAGCACACCAACGGTGCTACAGTCGACACTGCAGCCCAGACCGTCTTCTCCGTCCAGCACCGAGTCACCAACCGAAATTTACCAACCGAAAGTCTTCTCGTCACCGAACTACGTCCACACTCCCAGTTCTACACCGTCTATACCCGCTGTGCCAACCACGCATGAAGATCCAGACCTCCAGACGGACGTCTCCGAGATCCCCGAGCAGGAATCCCTGCGCGTTTCCTTTATCGTCCTGAACACCTCGTGCGTTCTGGTGAACTGGGTCTCGACCTTCACGGTCACGGCGTACAAGGTGACCTGGGTCAAACTGGGGTACGGGATGATAAGCGACCCCGTGCAGGAAACCATGGTGGAAGCCGACGAACAGAGAATCTACCTGACCAACCTGCACCCCAAATCGATTTACAGGATTTGCGTGGATCCTCTGGATGCCTTTAATAACTATCACACCGGAGAAGACTCCATTTGCTCCGAGGTCATGACCAAGCCCGCTTCATCCTTTCTGGACGAAAAGGCAGAGCAGGCCAGCCAGCAGGAACTGGGCTCGTCTCTGCTCCTGGCGGGTCTGATCGGAGGGGCCGTGCTCGTCATCCTGGTGCTGCTGCTCAGCGTGTTCTGCTGGCACGTGCACAGGAAGGAACGCGCGGCCCAGTCCAAGTGGAAATACAACCGAGGCAGGAGGAAAGACGACTACTGCGAGGCAGGGACCAAAAAGGATAATTCCATCCTGGAGATGACGGAGACTAGTTTTCAGATAGTTTCTTTGAACAACCAACAGCTCCTCAAAGGGGACTACCAGATTCAGCCCATTTATACTCCCAACGGGGGGATTAGCTACAGAGACTGCCATGTTGGCAACAACAGTACGGCTTACTGCAAGAATAGCGTTCCGGTATCCAACCCTTGCCATACATGA